In Desulfovibrio sp. 86, the following proteins share a genomic window:
- the brnQ gene encoding branched-chain amino acid transport system II carrier protein, with protein sequence MKPSLVRDSIIVGAALFSMLFGAGNVVFPPYIGLTAGPEWFLGFLCYYMADVGLAFLAIYAMLASSCIDKKEGIMHRLGSTAAMLMMCAIILCIGPLLAIPRTGATAFAISFSPLGYSSKGISSAKVIYSLAFFGVSTMLAFKESNMVDVIARYLSPIKIGGFLLIVAAALYMPIGPVSDVVRDDNVAWHSILSGYQTLDVMAALVYGLIIVTALKNKGYETGSQKALSVGIASLVAGALLFVIYFGLCYLGATGSTYYPVDMEKGALVTNLVGRLFGRASTVLLAVIVTVSCMATSVALIGTTGTFISQFSKGRLSYRTIVIGTGLFSMVVSNFGLDNIIAFAAPILTFLYPGTLVVIVLSLFDKHIANDNIFRFATAGALLASGLNVLEEYGLPLAITPHLPFSAAGLGWIVPAFAFGLVGYFVRRPKCLL encoded by the coding sequence ATGAAGCCATCTCTTGTCCGCGACTCCATAATTGTCGGCGCAGCGCTGTTTTCAATGCTTTTTGGCGCAGGCAACGTGGTATTCCCCCCGTACATAGGGCTGACGGCAGGGCCGGAATGGTTCCTGGGTTTTCTCTGCTATTACATGGCTGATGTGGGGCTGGCCTTTCTGGCCATTTACGCCATGCTGGCTTCTTCCTGCATTGACAAAAAAGAAGGCATCATGCACCGCCTTGGAAGCACGGCGGCAATGCTCATGATGTGCGCCATCATCCTTTGCATTGGCCCCCTGCTTGCCATACCCCGCACCGGAGCCACAGCCTTTGCCATCTCCTTTTCACCCCTGGGCTATTCCTCCAAGGGTATAAGCTCCGCCAAAGTCATTTATTCTTTGGCTTTTTTTGGCGTATCAACCATGTTGGCATTCAAGGAGTCCAACATGGTTGACGTCATTGCCCGCTACCTTTCCCCCATCAAGATCGGGGGTTTTCTGCTTATTGTGGCGGCCGCCCTGTATATGCCCATTGGCCCCGTCAGCGACGTGGTGCGCGATGACAACGTGGCGTGGCACAGCATTCTTTCCGGCTATCAGACCCTTGATGTCATGGCGGCGCTGGTCTACGGCCTTATTATTGTCACCGCCCTGAAAAACAAAGGCTACGAGACAGGCAGCCAGAAAGCCCTCTCCGTGGGCATCGCCAGTCTGGTTGCCGGCGCTCTGCTTTTTGTCATCTATTTCGGCCTGTGCTATCTGGGGGCCACGGGCTCAACCTATTATCCCGTGGATATGGAAAAAGGCGCCCTGGTCACCAACCTGGTGGGCAGGCTCTTTGGCCGCGCGAGTACGGTTCTGCTGGCCGTCATTGTCACGGTTTCCTGCATGGCCACGTCTGTGGCGCTTATCGGGACAACGGGAACCTTCATCTCCCAGTTCAGCAAGGGGCGGCTCAGTTACAGAACCATCGTGATCGGCACTGGCCTTTTCAGCATGGTTGTCTCCAACTTCGGCCTGGACAACATCATTGCCTTTGCAGCGCCCATCCTGACCTTTCTCTATCCCGGAACCCTTGTGGTCATTGTGCTTTCACTTTTCGACAAACATATCGCCAATGACAACATTTTCAGGTTCGCCACGGCAGGAGCCCTTCTCGCCAGCGGTCTCAACGTTCTGGAAGAGTACGGCCTGCCCCTGGCGATCACCCCGCACCTCCCCTTCAGCGCCGCCGGTCTTGGCTGGATAGTGCCAGCCTTCGCTTTTGGCTTGGTCGGCTACTTTGTGCGCCGCCCAAAGTGCTTGTTGTAA
- the pbpC gene encoding penicillin-binding protein 1C, giving the protein MAEKTTIDPPQDESGRKGAGKALSRCTLCAVLRKRRWWFLLPGVVLALFMLWLQLAPCRHPLEDVSFSRVVRDSKGGLMRLSLSKDQKYRVYTRLADIPPAAVDAVLRYEDRYYWHHPGVNALALVRAGYGLLTGKRLMGGSTITMQVARLTYGLETGKIGAKLRQILLAVQLNWKFSKEEILEAYFNLAPYGGNIEGLGAASIVYFHKTPEELTPGESMSLMLVPQNPVQRRPAQDNQHFTAALHRLEAAWHGRKEHAPLRVYGVGDLPFAAPHLSTELLQQPQGDNLLRTTIDPASQKKIERHLRLFTARQRAYGLTNGAVLLVHWPSMEVRALAGSANFFDDGIMGQMDGTRARRSPGSTLKPFIYALALDQGLIHPLTLLADTPRSFSGYDPENYDGSFRGPIGAANALRSSRNVPAIALAARLKNPNFYGLLRSAGVAFLSEENHYGLSLVLGGAEVSMRELAGLYAMLANKGIWRPLRFLHGTGREDTALPLLSPEAAFVTLSMLEDGDPDRQVRSQRGATLPLRLKTGTSNGFRDAWATGIVGPYVLVVWLGNFDNRPNPLLVGAISAVPLFTQIARELAASEPMQDHFSEPAHGLNVEQIEVCAATGDLDTSLCADTAKTWFIPGVSPLAPSGVFRSILIDKTTGLRACMPQEGRTEVQTWEFWPTDLAQMFARAGMPKPEPPPFAPECGDKNAASGNPPRIVQPKDGLVYRLSLSDKGHEKLAFIAHAEAGVKHLHWFVNGSYLGSRAPGEILLWQAVPGDAEVRVVDDAGRASQRRLRVRVSQ; this is encoded by the coding sequence ATGGCAGAAAAAACAACAATAGACCCCCCGCAGGATGAATCCGGCCGCAAAGGAGCAGGCAAAGCGCTTTCACGGTGTACGCTGTGTGCTGTCCTGCGCAAAAGGCGTTGGTGGTTTCTGCTGCCAGGTGTCGTGCTGGCTCTGTTTATGCTCTGGCTGCAACTGGCGCCGTGTCGGCATCCTCTGGAAGACGTCAGTTTTTCCCGTGTGGTGCGCGACAGCAAGGGCGGGCTTATGCGCCTCAGTCTGTCAAAAGATCAAAAATATCGCGTATACACTCGCCTTGCCGATATTCCCCCGGCAGCGGTGGACGCTGTGCTGCGCTATGAAGACCGCTATTACTGGCATCATCCCGGCGTCAACGCGCTGGCGCTGGTCCGGGCGGGCTACGGGCTTCTGACGGGAAAGCGCCTTATGGGAGGGTCAACCATCACCATGCAGGTGGCGCGCCTCACCTATGGGCTGGAAACAGGAAAAATCGGAGCCAAGTTGCGCCAAATCCTTCTGGCAGTGCAGCTCAACTGGAAGTTCAGCAAGGAGGAAATTCTTGAGGCCTATTTCAACCTTGCCCCTTATGGCGGCAATATTGAGGGCCTTGGTGCGGCTTCCATTGTCTATTTCCACAAGACGCCAGAGGAATTGACTCCCGGGGAGAGCATGTCCCTCATGCTGGTGCCGCAAAATCCCGTTCAACGGCGTCCTGCGCAAGACAACCAACATTTCACCGCAGCTTTGCACAGACTGGAGGCTGCATGGCATGGTCGTAAAGAACACGCTCCGCTGCGCGTGTACGGGGTGGGGGATCTGCCTTTTGCCGCACCGCATCTGAGCACGGAACTTTTGCAGCAGCCACAGGGCGACAACCTGTTGCGCACGACCATTGACCCTGCCAGTCAGAAAAAAATAGAGCGACATTTGCGTCTTTTTACGGCCAGGCAGCGCGCGTATGGTCTTACCAACGGCGCAGTGCTGCTGGTGCACTGGCCCAGCATGGAAGTGCGCGCTCTTGCAGGTTCCGCTAATTTTTTTGATGACGGCATCATGGGGCAGATGGACGGCACCCGCGCACGGCGCTCACCTGGTTCCACGCTCAAACCCTTTATTTACGCTTTGGCCCTGGATCAGGGGCTGATCCATCCCCTGACGCTGCTGGCCGACACGCCGCGCAGTTTTTCGGGCTATGATCCGGAAAACTATGACGGAAGCTTTCGTGGCCCCATTGGAGCGGCCAACGCCCTGAGAAGCAGCCGTAACGTGCCCGCCATAGCTCTGGCGGCACGCCTGAAAAATCCAAATTTTTACGGGTTGTTGCGCAGCGCTGGCGTTGCGTTTTTGTCAGAAGAAAATCATTACGGACTCAGCCTCGTGCTTGGCGGGGCGGAAGTGAGCATGCGCGAATTGGCTGGTCTGTATGCCATGCTGGCCAATAAGGGAATCTGGCGGCCCCTGCGGTTTTTACACGGCACTGGTCGTGAAGATACCGCCTTGCCCTTGCTGTCGCCGGAAGCCGCCTTTGTCACCCTTTCCATGCTGGAAGACGGCGATCCGGATCGCCAGGTTCGTTCACAACGTGGCGCGACGCTGCCGCTTCGCCTTAAAACGGGCACGTCCAACGGCTTTCGCGATGCCTGGGCCACAGGCATCGTAGGCCCCTATGTGCTGGTGGTCTGGCTGGGAAATTTTGACAACAGGCCGAATCCGCTGCTTGTGGGGGCCATTTCAGCTGTGCCCCTGTTCACGCAAATTGCTCGTGAGCTGGCTGCCTCAGAACCGATGCAAGACCATTTTTCCGAACCGGCGCACGGTTTGAACGTGGAACAGATCGAGGTTTGCGCCGCCACGGGCGACCTTGACACCTCGCTGTGCGCGGACACGGCAAAAACCTGGTTCATTCCCGGTGTTTCGCCTCTTGCACCATCAGGAGTGTTTCGTTCCATACTCATTGATAAAACCACCGGGTTGCGGGCCTGCATGCCGCAGGAAGGCCGCACGGAAGTGCAGACATGGGAATTCTGGCCCACGGATCTTGCGCAGATGTTCGCACGCGCAGGCATGCCCAAACCTGAGCCACCGCCTTTTGCACCCGAATGTGGAGATAAAAATGCCGCATCGGGCAATCCCCCGCGAATTGTCCAGCCCAAGGACGGTCTGGTGTACAGGCTGAGTCTGAGTGACAAGGGACATGAAAAACTGGCGTTTATTGCTCATGCCGAGGCTGGCGTCAAGCACCTGCACTGGTTTGTCAACGGGAGTTATCTTGGCAGCAGGGCTCCGGGAGAAATTCTTTTGTGGCAGGCGGTGCCTGGGGACGCCGAAGTCCGTGTGGTGGATGATGCCGGGCGGGCGAGCCAGAGACGTCTGCGCGTCCGCGTCTCGCAATGA
- a CDS encoding alpha-2-macroglobulin family protein has product MIHKFIVYSIAVCMLITSFAAAAVAGPAYRIAETSRPESDSWKRSDGFSISFEVDIERCKRQYGSDWSRQCSAPPAGQEGRLVEGVHMTPAVPGQWRWSYGSTMSFLPEKPLSPQTTYSISLDKVPLPSRFEVNRQVRYTTQPQAVRIGKETFWIDPSPKGAHALSVPVHFMWPVNPQSMEGNISLRPSDAKSGLALGAPRFVWNERRDEVVVSAVVTSLPKDNAAAVISVKGLPGFIEKNNMRMVKGSGGKGQGGSEALLYVTGRDRIMNVSDIGVRVAYDTGLDKEFHLVVKTSLRVLPSEVLRYLDVVQLPRTITPEAGQEANWAKMPAISATDIANGEKLQPKLVQAADEPTDQVVLRVKAASGRGLLAAVKPGLTSTGGLSLSDVRRFILTVPGMGAELSFLQPGNILALSGDKKLDIYALGLTEIDWRAERVREPFMALLAKDGSFEEPEADFTVLSDAVQGHINVRKGERGDIPGQAFFGVLDLAPLLQGQGGLRHGLMRMVLTGRNGDKQVAEATRLLLVTDMGLSVKTASDGTRAVFVQNIATGKPVSNAEVRLLGANGLPVCSAVTNAQGRADLPSTVGLEREKRPVALVALAPAQGGGQDMAWLSLDDSARTVDYSNFSVSGRHAASNGLSASVFSQRGLYLPGETLHFGCVIRRFDWQALPENLPLEAVLTNPAGTEVMRRSFTVGPEGLQNFTWASSEDAAVGQYRMDIRLASDKPGYGGPVLGSVTTRVEEFQPDTLALATSFESSAPKGWIRTGENMPPAMVLARLDNLYGEPAASHRIHAAFHARKGLLRFPGYEDYAFYDALSGSVQDQYMDLPDVFTDPKGLAKLALPLGKLQGSTFYGTVLIEGFEPTGGRAVTRQVSALFSPLEVALGYKPEGQANNLDYVPQNAKASLRFLAVNNDLAPTALRDAEIVFSARRYVNSLVTDSRGEYRYDATPVDTEITRQTVSLDAKGLAWPLPTAEAGDYLVTVRQNNGHVLALVPFSVAGTRLAEPSDLSTRSLAKGNLRLKLEKEQYAPGDTIKMSLSTPYSGTGLITIERENVLTHAWLTAQAGESVQEIRIPEGFEGRGYVNVSFVRSLGSEAIYMNPHSFGVAPFTAGASQRNMGLKLNAPARVLPGEKITVRVSSRVPGKALLFAVDEGVLQLTGFTTPDPLNDLLNDRALDVATMQAFDLLMPDHARLQGRIPGFGGDMAGAGGRFLNPFKRRGEPPFAFWQELAAVNADGTDVTLTIPEYVSGRIRIMAVGSSAARDGASTAGNAQTSTEVRGTLILKPLLPLAVAPGDEFDGALVIANTVEGSGKDARVAVKMECGPELVFLSGQNPLPLEINENGEAVLRFRMRAQDRLGSADVRFTANLEGKGKPGSVRNQSLSVRPPAPRVRTEQVVPLTDSMNVSVDRDIYPYEAQGQASVSALPLLGLRSLLDRLDTYPYGCTEQLISRAMPYAALLGNSALREKVLLDPKASPETLAKRGNAVISAALATIRSNFSYYEGVSLWPSAPANDFVTAYAGDFLLTLRESGVVVPEGLARNILDTLENTVRSAPVDIDDGRVKVYGAWVLLRDGRIMTQEVERLEQWFRENTNGWDKELVAALLADCYKMLRMERRAQQRMPVTFTAVTTDNMLDEGAARALHAAIILRHYPERRKEVNVAALLDSAFNTTATTVDMGLLSRALILLAEKKAPAPVGIELTCTRYGQDFAPAAGKAELLGSILELNAPGCLAYNVKLPKGDSGWNLHTATEGFERKPLTAAANGLELQRRYLNNSGEAVTSAKLGEVLTVELTVRSADEYSNVVLVDLLPGGLEPVLEKSGKEAQQGLIRHERREDRGIFFVNSGLTPRTFTYKVRAATRGRFVLPSATAEAMYEPAINARLGGGQMIID; this is encoded by the coding sequence ATGATTCATAAATTCATTGTATACAGCATTGCAGTGTGCATGCTTATAACAAGTTTTGCTGCCGCTGCTGTTGCAGGGCCGGCATACCGCATAGCAGAAACCAGTCGACCTGAATCCGACAGCTGGAAACGGTCGGACGGTTTTTCCATAAGCTTTGAAGTCGATATTGAACGCTGTAAAAGACAGTACGGATCGGACTGGTCCCGCCAGTGCTCCGCCCCGCCTGCCGGTCAGGAAGGCCGCCTGGTGGAAGGTGTGCACATGACTCCGGCTGTGCCTGGGCAGTGGCGCTGGAGCTATGGTTCCACCATGTCTTTTCTGCCGGAAAAGCCGTTGAGTCCCCAGACCACATACTCCATTTCCCTTGACAAGGTGCCGTTGCCGTCACGGTTCGAGGTCAACCGCCAGGTTCGCTATACTACGCAGCCGCAGGCCGTAAGGATTGGCAAGGAGACCTTTTGGATTGATCCGTCCCCCAAGGGGGCGCACGCCCTTTCTGTTCCGGTGCATTTCATGTGGCCGGTCAATCCCCAAAGTATGGAAGGGAATATAAGCCTGCGTCCCAGCGATGCGAAGAGTGGCCTGGCTCTTGGCGCGCCGCGTTTTGTATGGAATGAACGTCGCGACGAGGTCGTGGTTTCTGCCGTTGTTACAAGCTTGCCCAAGGATAATGCCGCTGCCGTCATATCTGTTAAGGGCCTGCCGGGATTCATTGAAAAAAACAACATGCGCATGGTAAAAGGCTCTGGCGGCAAAGGGCAGGGAGGCTCCGAAGCGCTGCTGTATGTCACCGGGCGTGACCGCATCATGAACGTCAGTGATATCGGCGTGCGGGTTGCGTATGATACCGGGCTGGACAAGGAATTCCACCTGGTGGTCAAAACCAGCCTGCGCGTGCTGCCTTCAGAGGTGCTGCGCTACCTGGATGTGGTCCAGTTGCCGCGCACGATAACGCCTGAGGCAGGGCAGGAAGCCAATTGGGCAAAAATGCCCGCCATCAGCGCCACGGACATCGCAAATGGAGAAAAGCTTCAGCCGAAACTGGTTCAGGCTGCTGATGAGCCTACAGATCAGGTTGTCCTGCGCGTAAAAGCCGCCAGCGGCCGGGGCCTGCTGGCCGCCGTGAAGCCCGGCCTTACGTCCACGGGCGGTCTTTCACTGTCGGATGTGCGCCGTTTTATCCTGACTGTTCCCGGCATGGGAGCGGAACTGTCTTTCTTGCAGCCCGGCAATATTCTTGCGCTCAGCGGTGATAAAAAACTTGATATTTACGCCCTGGGGCTCACTGAAATTGACTGGCGCGCCGAGCGTGTGCGTGAGCCCTTTATGGCCCTTTTGGCCAAGGACGGCAGCTTTGAAGAACCGGAAGCGGACTTTACGGTTCTGAGTGATGCGGTTCAGGGCCATATCAATGTGCGCAAGGGCGAGCGTGGGGACATCCCTGGTCAGGCGTTTTTTGGCGTGTTGGATCTGGCCCCGCTGCTGCAAGGGCAGGGTGGTCTGCGTCATGGTCTTATGCGTATGGTGCTCACAGGGCGCAATGGCGACAAACAGGTGGCTGAGGCCACGCGCCTGTTGCTGGTCACCGACATGGGGCTCAGTGTAAAAACCGCCTCTGACGGAACTAGGGCGGTGTTTGTGCAGAACATTGCCACAGGAAAGCCCGTGTCCAATGCCGAGGTGCGCCTGCTGGGGGCCAATGGTTTGCCAGTATGCAGCGCTGTGACCAATGCCCAGGGGCGTGCCGACCTGCCCTCCACGGTTGGACTTGAAAGGGAAAAACGCCCCGTGGCCCTTGTGGCCCTTGCGCCCGCCCAGGGCGGAGGACAGGACATGGCCTGGCTTTCCCTTGACGACAGCGCCCGTACCGTGGATTACAGCAATTTTTCCGTATCGGGCCGTCATGCCGCCAGCAATGGCCTCAGCGCCTCGGTTTTCAGCCAGCGCGGATTATACCTGCCTGGGGAAACGCTGCACTTTGGCTGCGTGATACGCAGGTTTGACTGGCAGGCCCTGCCTGAAAACCTGCCGCTGGAAGCCGTGCTGACAAACCCTGCCGGAACGGAAGTCATGCGCCGATCCTTCACGGTTGGGCCTGAAGGGCTTCAGAACTTTACCTGGGCCAGTTCCGAAGACGCCGCCGTTGGGCAATACCGCATGGACATCCGCCTCGCTTCGGACAAGCCCGGTTATGGCGGCCCGGTTCTGGGCAGCGTGACCACGCGGGTAGAGGAGTTTCAGCCAGACACCCTGGCCCTTGCCACCAGTTTTGAATCCAGTGCGCCAAAGGGTTGGATACGTACTGGCGAAAACATGCCTCCCGCCATGGTGCTGGCCCGGCTGGACAATCTTTATGGTGAACCTGCCGCCAGCCACCGCATCCATGCCGCCTTCCACGCGCGTAAAGGACTGCTGCGCTTTCCGGGGTATGAAGACTATGCCTTCTATGACGCCTTGTCCGGGAGCGTGCAGGATCAATACATGGATTTGCCCGACGTGTTCACCGACCCCAAGGGACTTGCCAAGCTGGCCTTGCCCCTGGGCAAACTGCAGGGCAGCACCTTTTACGGCACCGTACTGATTGAAGGCTTTGAACCCACAGGCGGCAGGGCCGTCACGCGGCAGGTGTCAGCCCTGTTTTCGCCGCTGGAGGTAGCCCTTGGCTACAAACCCGAAGGGCAGGCCAACAATCTTGACTACGTGCCGCAGAACGCCAAGGCTTCTTTGCGTTTTCTGGCCGTCAACAACGATCTTGCGCCCACCGCCCTGCGTGACGCCGAGATTGTGTTTTCCGCCCGACGCTATGTGAACAGTCTTGTGACGGATTCTCGCGGTGAATACCGCTATGACGCCACTCCTGTTGATACGGAGATTACGCGCCAAACCGTCAGCCTTGACGCCAAAGGGCTGGCCTGGCCCCTGCCCACAGCCGAAGCGGGAGACTATCTGGTCACAGTGCGCCAGAACAACGGCCACGTACTGGCTCTTGTTCCGTTTTCCGTCGCGGGCACGCGCCTTGCCGAACCTTCTGACCTTTCCACCCGCTCTCTGGCCAAGGGCAACCTGCGCCTGAAGCTTGAAAAGGAGCAGTACGCTCCCGGCGATACCATAAAGATGAGCCTTTCCACGCCGTATTCCGGTACAGGGCTCATAACCATTGAAAGGGAAAATGTGCTGACCCACGCATGGCTCACGGCTCAGGCCGGTGAAAGCGTGCAGGAAATACGCATACCCGAAGGTTTTGAAGGCCGTGGCTACGTTAACGTGTCCTTCGTGCGGTCACTTGGTTCCGAAGCCATATACATGAATCCCCATTCTTTTGGCGTCGCGCCCTTTACCGCTGGCGCCAGCCAGAGAAATATGGGGCTGAAGCTCAATGCCCCCGCACGCGTGCTGCCCGGTGAAAAAATCACTGTCCGGGTAAGTTCGCGGGTACCGGGCAAAGCCCTGCTTTTTGCTGTGGACGAAGGCGTGTTGCAGCTTACCGGCTTTACCACGCCCGATCCCCTGAATGATCTTTTGAACGACCGTGCTCTTGATGTGGCCACCATGCAGGCCTTTGACTTGCTCATGCCCGACCATGCGCGCCTGCAGGGTCGTATCCCCGGATTTGGCGGCGACATGGCGGGGGCGGGCGGCCGTTTTCTCAATCCCTTCAAGCGGCGCGGCGAGCCTCCTTTTGCCTTCTGGCAAGAACTGGCGGCCGTCAATGCGGATGGGACGGATGTTACCCTTACCATTCCCGAATATGTAAGCGGGCGCATTCGCATAATGGCCGTCGGCAGCAGCGCCGCGCGCGACGGAGCCTCCACGGCCGGTAATGCGCAAACCAGCACCGAAGTACGTGGAACGCTCATCCTGAAACCCCTTCTGCCCCTGGCTGTCGCTCCTGGCGACGAGTTTGACGGAGCATTGGTTATCGCCAATACCGTGGAGGGCAGCGGCAAGGATGCCAGAGTTGCCGTAAAGATGGAGTGCGGCCCGGAACTGGTGTTCCTGAGCGGACAGAATCCGCTTCCGCTTGAAATCAATGAAAATGGCGAAGCTGTACTACGTTTTCGCATGCGGGCGCAGGATCGCCTGGGTTCGGCGGACGTGCGTTTTACCGCCAACCTGGAAGGCAAGGGCAAGCCCGGAAGCGTTCGCAACCAGAGTCTTTCTGTGCGTCCCCCCGCGCCTCGAGTGCGCACCGAGCAGGTCGTGCCCCTCACGGACAGCATGAACGTGTCTGTGGACAGAGACATCTATCCGTATGAAGCGCAGGGGCAGGCAAGCGTATCGGCGCTTCCCCTGCTTGGTCTGCGTTCCTTGCTGGACAGGCTGGATACCTACCCCTATGGCTGCACCGAGCAACTCATCAGCCGGGCAATGCCCTACGCCGCCCTGCTGGGTAATTCCGCTTTGCGTGAAAAGGTTCTGCTTGATCCCAAGGCATCGCCAGAAACACTGGCAAAGCGCGGCAATGCTGTCATCAGTGCCGCTCTTGCCACCATACGCAGCAACTTTTCCTACTACGAGGGGGTGAGCCTTTGGCCATCAGCGCCAGCCAATGATTTTGTGACGGCCTATGCCGGGGACTTTCTGCTGACGCTGCGCGAAAGCGGGGTAGTCGTGCCCGAGGGGCTGGCCCGCAACATCCTTGATACGCTGGAAAACACTGTGCGCAGTGCTCCGGTAGATATCGACGATGGCCGCGTCAAGGTCTATGGCGCATGGGTTCTTTTGCGCGACGGGCGCATAATGACCCAGGAAGTTGAAAGGCTTGAGCAATGGTTCAGAGAAAACACCAATGGCTGGGACAAAGAGCTTGTGGCTGCGCTTCTGGCAGACTGCTACAAAATGCTGCGCATGGAGCGCCGCGCCCAGCAGCGCATGCCTGTGACGTTTACTGCGGTCACCACTGATAACATGCTGGATGAAGGGGCTGCCAGAGCGCTCCATGCCGCAATCATACTGCGCCATTATCCCGAGCGTCGCAAAGAGGTCAACGTCGCGGCCCTGCTTGATTCCGCATTCAACACCACAGCCACAACTGTCGATATGGGGCTTTTGTCCCGCGCTCTGATACTGCTGGCTGAAAAAAAAGCGCCTGCGCCTGTGGGCATTGAGCTGACCTGCACCCGCTATGGTCAGGACTTTGCGCCTGCCGCTGGCAAGGCCGAACTGCTTGGCTCCATTCTTGAACTGAACGCGCCCGGTTGCCTTGCGTATAACGTGAAACTGCCCAAGGGCGATTCTGGCTGGAATCTTCACACAGCAACTGAAGGCTTTGAGCGCAAACCGCTGACTGCCGCCGCCAACGGGCTTGAATTGCAGCGGCGCTATCTCAACAACAGTGGTGAGGCCGTCACCAGCGCCAAACTTGGCGAGGTGCTCACCGTGGAACTGACCGTGCGCTCTGCCGATGAATACAGCAATGTGGTTCTGGTAGACCTGCTGCCCGGCGGTCTTGAGCCTGTGCTTGAAAAAAGCGGCAAAGAAGCCCAGCAGGGGCTTATCCGTCATGAACGGCGTGAAGACCGGGGCATTTTCTTTGTAAACTCCGGCCTTACCCCGCGCACATTTACCTACAAGGTACGCGCGGCCACCAGAGGACGCTTTGTGTTGCCTTCGGCAACGGCGGAAGCCATGTACGAGCCTGCCATCAATGCCCGTCTTGGAGGCGGGCAAATGATCATCGACTAG
- a CDS encoding YqiA/YcfP family alpha/beta fold hydrolase, giving the protein MIAYIHGFNSSPESHTFGMLRKFFPDAHALNYPSSGFFPENLARLQKQARALNDASSPFVLVGASLGGFYASQLAALLLCNCVLINPVVRPAQALRQFVGPNTSFYGGQHWEFTHEMCDSYSIFADARSAPVKRMVVLGLADTLLDPEEARAYWKNYAYIHETNDGHSLAALDEIIVRTLRDWQQ; this is encoded by the coding sequence ATGATCGCGTATATTCACGGCTTTAATTCCAGCCCCGAGAGTCATACCTTTGGCATGTTGCGCAAATTTTTTCCTGATGCGCATGCGCTGAACTATCCTTCAAGCGGCTTTTTCCCCGAAAACCTGGCGCGCCTGCAAAAACAGGCGCGGGCCCTCAATGACGCCTCATCCCCCTTTGTTCTTGTGGGCGCGTCTCTTGGCGGATTTTACGCTTCCCAACTGGCGGCGCTGCTGCTTTGCAACTGCGTTCTTATCAACCCGGTGGTTCGTCCTGCCCAGGCATTGCGGCAATTTGTGGGGCCAAACACCTCTTTTTACGGTGGGCAGCACTGGGAATTCACACACGAAATGTGCGACAGTTATTCCATTTTTGCCGATGCGCGCTCTGCTCCTGTCAAGCGCATGGTGGTTCTGGGGCTGGCCGACACCCTGCTGGACCCCGAAGAGGCGCGTGCCTACTGGAAAAATTACGCATACATTCATGAAACCAACGATGGCCATAGCCTGGCGGCCTTGGATGAAATTATCGTGCGGACGCTGCGCGATTGGCAACAGTAA